The following DNA comes from Syntrophorhabdus sp..
GCTTCAGCACATACGCCATACGGGGCGACAAGGATTCGGGCGTCATCTGTATCAACGGAGCAGCCGCCCATAAGGCAAAAAAAGGCGACATCATCATAATTGCAACCTATGCCAGCTTCGAGGAACACGAGCTGGAAAGCTTCAAACCGAAGAAGGTGTATGTCGACGGCGCGAACAGGATAAAAACGCAGCTGCTGCAGGCAGTCAACTAAAGGCGGCTTGAACCGCTTGAGCGCTTGAACCGCTTGAGCGTTA
Coding sequences within:
- a CDS encoding aspartate 1-decarboxylase encodes the protein FSTYAIRGDKDSGVICINGAAAHKAKKGDIIIIATYASFEEHELESFKPKKVYVDGANRIKTQLLQAVN